One part of the Dyadobacter sp. 676 genome encodes these proteins:
- a CDS encoding SusC/RagA family TonB-linked outer membrane protein, which yields MIKHLIRLFLLTGLVSTGFYRASAQDAITGVVKDESGQGLPGATVVEKGSAKYALTDIDGKFSIPPAKEFPFTLQISITGFQQQEIEIYEQPAEPVEVVLKTANLLDEVVVVGYGEQKRKDITGSVASVPIEIKSQPVASVERLLQGSVAGAVVTQTSGQPGGGVSVQIRGNNSITAGSDPLYVIDGFPVNNDYGLTDAGVTDGSKINPLSSINTADIENIDVLKDASATAIYGSRGANGVVIITTKSGSKNKSSINYDAYYGQQKVLRTIPLLNAAQWWQLRKDAAANSGKTVSIPTIAGYSLDTTGAGTDWQDAAFRSASIQSHNLSILSGSDKTKLAISGNYFKQNGILQNTDFRRFSARINLDHQYNDRFRIFTSLNASNTKANVAPTAIVGNLLLTPPRAAYLSG from the coding sequence ATGATCAAACATCTAATCCGCCTGTTCTTGCTGACGGGCTTGGTATCCACAGGTTTTTACCGTGCATCGGCGCAGGACGCCATTACCGGCGTGGTAAAAGACGAGTCGGGGCAGGGGTTGCCCGGTGCTACGGTGGTTGAGAAAGGCTCTGCCAAATACGCTTTGACGGACATTGACGGGAAGTTCAGTATCCCCCCAGCGAAGGAGTTTCCATTTACATTGCAAATCAGCATTACCGGTTTCCAGCAGCAGGAAATCGAGATTTACGAGCAGCCTGCCGAGCCGGTCGAAGTGGTACTGAAAACCGCCAACCTGCTCGACGAGGTCGTGGTGGTAGGTTACGGTGAACAGAAACGTAAGGACATTACGGGCTCTGTGGCTTCGGTTCCCATTGAAATCAAAAGCCAGCCGGTTGCCTCGGTGGAGCGCCTCTTGCAAGGTTCCGTCGCGGGTGCGGTGGTAACGCAGACGTCCGGGCAGCCGGGCGGGGGAGTGAGCGTGCAGATACGCGGGAACAACTCTATTACCGCGGGCAGCGATCCTTTGTATGTTATCGACGGTTTTCCCGTCAATAACGATTACGGCCTTACCGATGCCGGTGTGACCGACGGTTCGAAAATTAACCCGCTTTCTTCCATTAATACGGCCGATATCGAGAATATCGATGTGTTGAAAGACGCTTCCGCCACAGCCATTTATGGTTCGCGCGGTGCGAACGGTGTGGTCATTATCACCACCAAAAGCGGTTCAAAAAACAAATCCTCCATTAACTACGACGCCTACTACGGCCAGCAGAAAGTACTCCGCACAATCCCCTTGCTGAATGCGGCACAATGGTGGCAACTTCGAAAAGACGCGGCGGCCAACTCCGGCAAAACCGTTTCCATTCCAACCATTGCCGGTTACTCGCTCGACACCACCGGCGCGGGCACCGACTGGCAGGACGCCGCATTCCGCAGCGCTTCCATCCAGAGCCATAACCTTTCGATTCTATCCGGATCGGATAAGACGAAACTGGCGATTTCGGGCAACTATTTCAAACAGAACGGTATCCTGCAAAATACCGACTTCCGCCGCTTCTCGGCACGCATTAACCTGGACCACCAGTACAACGACCGCTTCCGCATTTTTACCAGCCTGAATGCGAGCAATACCAAAGCTAACGTCGCCCCGACGGCGATTGTGGGTAATCTCCTGCTGACACCCCCCCGCGCTGCCTATTTATCAGGATAA
- a CDS encoding SusC/RagA family TonB-linked outer membrane protein has translation MVNSPFESALQNPINSLYNQLNETITNRFLGNVSGEYTIADGLKAKILIGADVVGNKQNRYLPSTTSEGAALSGDAIVGSIFTSNWLNENTISYDKELNEKNKINAVAGFTAQVSQSKGAIAEAAGFATDAFEYNNLATGITNIAPRSLANKWALASWLGRVNYNFDERYLFTFTLRADGSSKFGSGNKWGYFPSAAIGWNVNEEKFFQRFKKISLLKLRLSAGQTGNQNIPAYQSLSQLSYFRYNFSNTTVSGFAPNTVPNPNLGWEKTFQVDAGVDIGLFKNRINIIADYYYKKTTDLLLTRTVPGTSGLSDFYNGQASVVYQNIGAVSNQGVELYINSRNTEGAFKWNTIFIVSKNTNKILSLGDGVDQIIPVISAPSIAKVGYPLGSFIVYKTDGIIQEGDAPLTPQQNKNPGGQKYKDINGDGVITQAGDRVVVKNQPALTGGITNTFNYKGFDLTVFFQASIGGKLYNANRANLELGTGYVNASTVVLDRWTPTHTDTDVKAAYQDPAITISDRFIEDATYYRLKNLSLGYTFPKELVSKLRIENLRVYVSAQNPKTWTKYTGFDPEVSLNGQSLINKGVDQGVYPNNKSYQVGLSLTF, from the coding sequence GTGGTCAACAGTCCGTTCGAATCCGCATTGCAGAACCCGATCAACTCGCTTTACAACCAGTTGAACGAGACGATCACGAACCGTTTCCTGGGGAATGTGTCGGGAGAATACACCATTGCCGACGGTTTGAAGGCGAAAATCCTCATCGGGGCCGACGTGGTGGGTAACAAGCAGAACCGCTATTTGCCAAGCACCACTTCCGAAGGAGCTGCTTTGAGCGGCGACGCTATCGTGGGTTCGATTTTTACCAGCAACTGGCTGAACGAGAATACGATCAGCTACGATAAGGAGTTGAATGAAAAAAACAAAATCAATGCGGTAGCCGGTTTTACGGCGCAGGTATCCCAAAGCAAAGGGGCGATCGCGGAAGCGGCCGGCTTTGCGACCGACGCGTTCGAATACAACAACCTTGCCACCGGTATCACCAATATCGCTCCCCGTTCGCTGGCCAACAAGTGGGCGCTCGCTTCGTGGCTGGGCCGTGTGAACTACAACTTCGACGAGCGTTACCTGTTCACATTCACACTGCGGGCGGATGGTTCTTCGAAATTCGGTAGCGGCAACAAATGGGGCTATTTCCCGTCGGCGGCGATCGGCTGGAATGTCAACGAAGAGAAATTTTTCCAGCGTTTCAAAAAAATCAGCCTGCTGAAACTGCGTTTGAGCGCCGGACAGACGGGTAACCAGAACATTCCCGCCTACCAGTCGCTTTCGCAGCTGAGTTACTTCCGCTACAACTTCTCGAATACCACCGTTTCCGGTTTCGCCCCGAACACCGTGCCTAACCCGAACCTCGGCTGGGAGAAGACGTTTCAGGTGGATGCCGGTGTGGATATCGGTTTGTTCAAAAACCGCATTAACATTATCGCCGATTACTATTACAAGAAAACCACCGATTTGCTCCTGACCCGCACGGTACCAGGCACTTCCGGCTTGTCGGATTTCTACAATGGGCAAGCTTCCGTAGTTTATCAGAACATCGGTGCGGTTTCCAACCAGGGTGTCGAGTTGTATATCAATTCAAGGAATACGGAAGGTGCTTTCAAATGGAATACGATCTTCATTGTTTCCAAAAACACCAACAAAATCCTGAGCCTCGGCGATGGTGTGGACCAGATCATCCCGGTGATATCGGCACCTTCGATCGCGAAAGTGGGCTATCCGCTGGGGTCGTTCATCGTGTACAAAACCGATGGGATTATCCAGGAAGGCGACGCGCCATTGACCCCGCAACAGAACAAAAACCCGGGCGGCCAGAAATACAAGGATATCAACGGCGACGGCGTGATTACGCAAGCGGGCGACCGCGTGGTGGTGAAAAACCAGCCGGCGCTGACGGGCGGGATTACCAACACCTTCAATTACAAAGGCTTTGACCTGACCGTCTTCTTCCAGGCCTCGATCGGCGGCAAGTTGTATAATGCCAACCGTGCGAACCTGGAACTGGGAACGGGTTACGTAAATGCCTCGACCGTGGTGCTCGACCGCTGGACGCCCACCCACACCGATACCGACGTAAAAGCGGCCTATCAGGACCCTGCGATCACCATTTCGGACCGGTTTATCGAAGATGCGACCTATTACCGTCTGAAAAACCTCTCACTAGGCTACACATTTCCGAAAGAACTCGTTTCGAAACTGCGTATCGAGAACCTGCGCGTGTATGTATCCGCGCAAAACCCGAAAACCTGGACGAAATACACCGGTTTTGATCCCGAGGTGAGCCTGAACGGCCAGTCGCTGATCAACAAGGGCGTAGACCAGGGCGTGTATCCGAACAACAAATCCTACCAGGTGGGCCTGTCCCTTACTTTCTGA
- a CDS encoding RagB/SusD family nutrient uptake outer membrane protein has product MKALKYILLGFTAFASLSCEEFLKEEPEAFLSEDQYYKTQADAVNAVNAVYFFLNSGGSSIQTPYNTLFNTGMNMAGDDEDPGPGATNPDVRSLSVLAHSSTNLRIYEIWQQHYAAIKKANVVLEKVPAIQFDEALKTRLLGETKFLRALYYFNLVRLYGDVPLILEYQKFVNAADYAIAKSPSADVYAQIEKDLTEAAAVLPASYAAPNVGRATAGAAKALLAKVYLTQASLPLKVSAKYQAAVNKAEEALSPADGGTGNYGYDLVNNYAEVFLPAFKNNKEHIFSAQFKSNSLAQGNNEWPRSILSGVPGLNGNYAHMVRYYTQGNDKFFSIYKLYKPDDKRRDVTFVRSFTSPSNGRKYALPIANPAVPNDSTPFWNKWADPASTAVTNQSAANVPIIRYAELLLIHAEAENEANGPTQKAYKSLNKVRKRAGLPDLTPGLTKDQFRDSVYLDRRLELTYEYQRWFDLIRQRDAAYNSTFVANQQKVGKTNAAPKHVFFPIPQSEIDNNSLLKQNPLWE; this is encoded by the coding sequence ATGAAAGCACTTAAATATATTCTGTTGGGATTCACGGCATTCGCGTCGCTCTCGTGCGAGGAATTCCTGAAAGAGGAGCCGGAGGCATTTTTGTCGGAAGACCAGTATTACAAAACGCAGGCCGACGCGGTGAATGCCGTCAATGCGGTGTATTTCTTCCTGAACTCGGGCGGTTCGTCGATCCAGACGCCTTACAATACGCTCTTCAATACCGGTATGAATATGGCCGGAGACGACGAGGACCCGGGGCCCGGTGCGACCAACCCGGACGTTCGCTCCTTGTCGGTACTGGCGCATTCGTCGACCAACCTGCGGATTTACGAAATCTGGCAGCAGCATTACGCGGCCATTAAAAAGGCCAATGTAGTACTGGAAAAAGTGCCGGCTATTCAGTTCGACGAGGCATTGAAGACGCGTCTGCTTGGCGAGACCAAGTTTCTCCGTGCATTGTATTATTTCAATCTCGTGCGTTTGTACGGCGACGTTCCGCTGATCCTCGAATACCAGAAATTCGTGAACGCCGCGGATTATGCGATCGCAAAATCGCCATCGGCGGACGTTTATGCGCAAATAGAGAAGGACCTTACCGAAGCGGCAGCCGTACTTCCGGCCAGTTATGCGGCGCCGAATGTAGGGCGTGCGACAGCAGGCGCCGCCAAGGCGTTGCTCGCGAAAGTGTACCTCACCCAGGCGTCGCTGCCGTTGAAAGTGAGCGCTAAATACCAGGCGGCAGTGAATAAGGCGGAGGAAGCATTGTCTCCCGCCGACGGGGGCACGGGTAACTACGGTTATGACCTCGTTAATAACTACGCCGAGGTTTTCCTGCCTGCATTCAAAAACAACAAGGAGCACATTTTCTCGGCGCAGTTCAAATCCAACTCGCTGGCGCAGGGCAACAACGAATGGCCCCGGTCGATCCTGTCGGGTGTGCCGGGTTTGAACGGGAACTATGCGCATATGGTGCGGTATTACACGCAGGGCAACGACAAGTTTTTCAGCATTTACAAGTTGTACAAACCGGACGATAAACGCCGCGATGTGACGTTTGTGCGCAGCTTTACCAGCCCGTCGAATGGCCGCAAATATGCATTGCCGATCGCAAACCCGGCGGTGCCGAACGATTCGACGCCATTCTGGAACAAATGGGCCGACCCGGCATCGACGGCGGTTACGAACCAATCCGCTGCCAATGTACCCATTATCCGGTACGCTGAGCTGCTGCTGATCCACGCCGAGGCCGAAAACGAAGCCAACGGGCCAACGCAAAAGGCTTATAAATCGCTGAACAAAGTACGCAAACGCGCCGGTTTACCCGACCTTACCCCCGGCCTGACCAAAGACCAGTTTCGCGATTCGGTGTACCTCGACCGCCGCCTGGAACTCACCTACGAATACCAGCGCTGGTTCGACCTGATCCGTCAGCGCGACGCGGCGTACAACAGCACCTTTGTGGCCAACCAGCAGAAAGTAGGCAAAACCAATGCGGCGCCGAAGCACGTCTTTTTCCCGATTCCGCAATCGGAGATCGACAACAATTCGCTGTTGAAGCAAAACCCGCTTTGGGAGTAA